In Colwellia sp. M166, a genomic segment contains:
- a CDS encoding CYTH domain-containing protein, with amino-acid sequence MTTEIELKYLVLSDNVATKITQMFNREKIQFTYQEKQLANCYFDTTDLNLRKHDMGLRVRRCNNHIEQTIKTAGQVVGGLHSRPEYNVDIESNFPILTLFPSEIWQQGQSVNAIQNELITLFSTDFIRCTWLLTDVRGNVIELAYDQGEVASAEQKSAIDEIELELVKGNKTALFNLASLLFDELALRPGLKSKAARGYALSRAEPCEEKIQQERFICQERSDAIGTAFTSGLSRSLTSLQQNIEYYLASETLVALAKIEASLAVIRHGFWLFSEYLSPEELLIRAELSHFVHLLSWVDNAIHLQELTNKTGNYRKKLDFSKQLIKQLKIEKRRFPSTDDICQLLHSARFNQLQLNILQLYLSRAQTPVLAGSEGGNTLIKFAQDRIQFSLREISTQMKSAEHFTCQQYIAQSKLLNRSLLTGIWLAGLFDYDLRDKFRRPWLDLQQGISELQSLWIIQMQLEKLSEPSKRLVQWQSSKVEGLLLALDNTKAIATEMQPYWLEPF; translated from the coding sequence ATGACAACCGAAATAGAGCTTAAATATTTAGTTTTAAGTGATAATGTTGCAACAAAAATCACTCAAATGTTTAATCGTGAAAAAATTCAATTTACCTATCAAGAAAAGCAACTTGCCAATTGTTATTTTGATACTACAGATTTAAACCTGCGAAAACATGACATGGGCTTAAGAGTTCGCCGTTGCAATAACCACATTGAACAAACAATTAAAACAGCAGGGCAAGTTGTTGGTGGCTTGCATAGTCGCCCAGAGTACAATGTTGACATTGAAAGTAATTTTCCTATTTTGACACTTTTCCCAAGTGAAATATGGCAACAAGGCCAATCTGTAAACGCTATTCAAAATGAGCTGATAACATTATTTAGCACTGATTTTATCCGTTGTACTTGGTTGCTCACTGACGTAAGGGGCAATGTTATTGAGTTAGCGTATGATCAGGGCGAAGTTGCCAGTGCTGAGCAAAAATCTGCTATTGATGAAATTGAACTAGAGCTTGTTAAAGGCAACAAAACGGCATTATTTAATTTAGCGTCACTACTTTTTGATGAGCTAGCGCTAAGACCAGGATTAAAAAGCAAAGCGGCGCGAGGTTATGCGCTTTCGCGTGCAGAGCCTTGTGAAGAAAAAATCCAACAAGAGCGTTTTATTTGTCAAGAGCGTAGCGACGCAATTGGCACGGCTTTTACTTCGGGGTTAAGTCGTAGCCTAACCAGCTTACAACAAAATATTGAATATTATTTAGCGAGTGAAACATTAGTTGCTTTGGCGAAGATAGAGGCAAGCTTGGCTGTTATTCGTCATGGTTTTTGGCTGTTTTCAGAATATTTATCTCCTGAAGAGTTATTGATCAGGGCTGAGTTGAGCCATTTTGTTCATTTGTTATCTTGGGTTGATAATGCAATACATTTACAAGAACTTACCAATAAAACCGGTAATTATCGTAAAAAGCTCGACTTCAGTAAACAGTTAATTAAGCAGCTAAAAATTGAAAAACGTCGGTTCCCAAGTACGGATGATATTTGTCAACTCCTGCACAGCGCTAGGTTTAATCAACTACAGCTTAACATATTGCAGCTCTATTTATCACGGGCACAGACACCTGTTTTAGCCGGTAGTGAAGGCGGCAATACGCTGATTAAATTTGCTCAAGATAGAATCCAGTTCAGTTTACGTGAAATAAGTACACAAATGAAAAGTGCTGAGCATTTTACTTGTCAACAATATATAGCCCAAAGCAAACTCTTAAACCGTAGTTTGTTAACGGGGATTTGGTTGGCCGGATTATTTGATTATGATTTACGTGATAAGTTTCGCCGACCGTGGTTAGATTTACAGCAAGGCATAAGCGAATTACAGTCCTTGTGGATTATTCAAATGCAACTAGAGAAA